A region from the Halobacillus mangrovi genome encodes:
- a CDS encoding glycoside hydrolase family 13 protein has protein sequence MLKEAIYHRPKNNFAYAYDRETLHIRLRTKKNDLETVTLVHGDPYVWEDGEWQYETQLMKKSGSDELFDYWFISLKPPYQRLRYSFLLEDQEEKWNYTEKGFYEKIPVDDIAYHFCFPFMNEADVFQAPEWVKDTVWYQIFPERFGNGDPFRDPEGTLPWGSEDPRQDSFFGGDFQGVIDHLDHLEDLGINGIYFTPIFKAHSNHKYDTIDYMEIDPQFGDKETFQKLVRACHERGIRVMLDAVFNHSGYYFSPFQDVLENGVKSDYYDWFHVWEKEVKTQPKPNYDAFGFVPEMPKLNTENPEVKQYLLDVARYWIEEFDIDGWRLDVANEVHHAFWRDFRRVVKTTKPEAYILGEIWHDSMPWLQGDQFDAVMNYPFTNAVLKYFNGEISLEHFKNQISHVEHMYPENVNEVAFNLLDSHDTPRILTYADGNKEAVKLMYLFQLSYKGTPCIYYGDEVGMTGGEDPGCRKCMVWDEDKQDLELFSYVQNLISLRKSQPAFGNNARLSFKDYDKDVLVYQKDSSEQSLLFVVNATEEEKDLSLEEPLGETLLLSQKANVKKNTVKLPAYGYAVIEI, from the coding sequence AATGGCAATATGAAACGCAGCTAATGAAGAAAAGCGGAAGCGATGAGCTTTTTGATTATTGGTTCATCTCACTGAAGCCCCCGTACCAACGCTTGCGTTATTCATTTTTATTAGAAGATCAAGAGGAAAAATGGAATTATACTGAAAAGGGGTTTTATGAAAAGATTCCCGTCGATGATATTGCCTATCACTTTTGTTTCCCTTTCATGAATGAAGCTGATGTTTTCCAAGCTCCTGAATGGGTCAAAGATACGGTCTGGTATCAAATTTTCCCTGAAAGGTTCGGAAATGGAGATCCATTTAGAGATCCTGAAGGCACCTTGCCATGGGGGAGTGAAGATCCGAGACAGGATAGTTTCTTCGGTGGAGATTTCCAAGGGGTCATCGATCATTTAGACCATCTTGAAGACCTTGGGATAAACGGCATCTATTTCACACCAATTTTTAAAGCGCACTCCAACCATAAATATGACACCATCGATTACATGGAAATTGATCCACAGTTCGGAGATAAAGAAACGTTTCAAAAACTAGTGAGAGCATGCCACGAACGTGGTATTCGCGTAATGCTTGATGCCGTGTTTAACCATAGCGGCTACTATTTTTCTCCATTCCAAGATGTATTGGAAAACGGTGTGAAATCAGATTATTACGATTGGTTTCATGTTTGGGAAAAAGAAGTTAAAACCCAACCGAAACCAAATTATGATGCCTTTGGATTTGTTCCTGAGATGCCGAAATTGAATACGGAAAATCCTGAAGTCAAACAATATCTCCTTGATGTAGCCCGCTATTGGATTGAAGAATTTGATATCGATGGCTGGCGTCTTGATGTTGCAAACGAAGTCCATCATGCCTTCTGGAGAGATTTCCGACGCGTTGTGAAAACGACGAAACCTGAAGCCTATATTCTAGGAGAAATCTGGCACGACTCCATGCCATGGCTGCAAGGCGACCAATTTGACGCAGTGATGAACTACCCGTTCACGAATGCTGTTTTGAAATATTTTAATGGCGAGATCAGTTTGGAACACTTCAAAAATCAAATTTCCCATGTCGAGCATATGTACCCGGAGAATGTAAATGAAGTGGCCTTCAACCTTTTAGATAGCCATGATACACCAAGAATTCTCACATACGCAGATGGAAATAAGGAAGCCGTGAAGCTGATGTATTTGTTCCAGCTTTCCTATAAAGGTACCCCTTGTATCTATTATGGGGATGAAGTTGGTATGACAGGCGGTGAAGACCCAGGTTGTAGGAAATGTATGGTCTGGGATGAGGATAAGCAGGACCTTGAGCTGTTTTCTTACGTTCAGAACCTGATCAGTCTGCGCAAATCTCAGCCTGCTTTCGGAAACAATGCTCGTCTATCTTTCAAGGACTACGATAAGGACGTGCTTGTTTATCAAAAAGACTCTAGTGAGCAATCACTATTGTTTGTTGTGAATGCAACGGAAGAAGAAAAAGATTTATCTCTCGAAGAACCATTAGGAGAAACTCTTCTTTTAAGTCAGAAGGCAAATGTGAAAAAGAATACTGTAAAACTTCCTGCTTATGGCTATGCCGTGATTGAAATTTAA
- a CDS encoding nuclease-related domain-containing protein, producing the protein MIIKERETSLSLRQLEVLERRLVNTHPNFKLIKEKLSSELAGQKGELALNYPLSFCTKDHLIYFDLRLWDGTHFFQNDALILTRKWILLIEAKYMAGTLYYDDKQLIRDDHQGFDNPIHQVNRHKDQLQKWLSLHSFPIPSIYCLVTNSHPLCVIRSNTQEEDIVIRTYDLPEKINNLDTLQVPTPLSTAKLQELSTALLKAHQPSSFNYLRTIDVKPSDVKTGVYCSSCSYTPLQRHHGTWYCPKCRCSDKQAHIEALKDYKLLFGSEITNEKAKRFLRLDSPSVTKRILQSLSLEQQGQNKGRKYYLEP; encoded by the coding sequence ATGATTATTAAAGAGCGAGAAACTTCATTAAGCTTAAGGCAGTTAGAAGTTTTAGAAAGAAGACTAGTAAACACCCACCCCAACTTCAAACTAATAAAAGAAAAATTATCCTCAGAACTCGCTGGACAAAAAGGTGAGTTGGCTCTCAATTATCCCCTCTCCTTTTGTACCAAAGACCACTTAATTTATTTCGATTTACGATTATGGGATGGTACCCACTTCTTTCAGAATGACGCGCTAATCCTAACTAGAAAATGGATCCTTCTGATAGAAGCAAAATATATGGCAGGTACCTTATATTATGATGATAAACAACTAATAAGAGATGATCATCAAGGGTTTGATAATCCGATCCATCAGGTAAATCGCCATAAAGACCAACTTCAGAAATGGCTTTCCCTCCATTCTTTTCCTATCCCCTCTATCTACTGCCTCGTTACGAATAGTCACCCCTTATGTGTGATTCGATCAAACACTCAAGAGGAAGACATAGTCATTCGCACGTATGACCTACCTGAAAAGATTAATAATTTGGATACTCTCCAAGTTCCCACTCCCCTTTCAACAGCTAAACTCCAAGAATTATCAACTGCTCTACTAAAGGCTCACCAGCCATCTTCTTTCAACTATTTAAGAACAATCGATGTTAAACCATCGGATGTGAAAACAGGCGTTTATTGCAGTTCATGCAGCTACACACCTTTACAGAGACATCATGGAACATGGTACTGTCCTAAGTGCCGATGTTCAGACAAACAGGCGCATATTGAAGCTTTAAAGGATTACAAATTATTATTCGGTAGTGAGATTACTAATGAAAAAGCAAAGAGATTTCTTCGTCTTGATTCTCCTTCAGTTACAAAAAGGATCCTACAATCTTTATCGTTAGAACAGCAAGGGCAAAATAAAGGCAGGAAGTACTACTTAGAACCATAA
- a CDS encoding glucoamylase family protein, producing the protein MNLLKKYTTLFLAVILAISTVFPVSSFAISKGKEVALSKQLKAVSKKTYRYFEEFTVEETGLTYDAVRYSEDGEMTAQKHTSPTNIGMYMMSTIAAEESGLISREESIEKIQTTLNSLEDMKKWNGLFYNWYNTSDGSLYKDWGEFISTVDNGWLSAGLVVVGQAYPELFEQSNKLVQNMDYSVLYTPEVGQMRGGYDVAAESYTSHHYGAFYTEPRVASYIAIGKGDVPKEHWWMMDRTMPASWDWQQQTPEGYTTTYDGVEVFEGHYSYNGKKYVPSWGGSMFEALMPQLVLKEKELGKDALGLNNQRHAEIQIEYAKEQGYEAWGMSPAATPDGYSEFAATPLGMDGYKADGTVTPHATFLSLEYTPMEAFENMQTLKRFDTYSKYGFLDSLNVETGEVTNAYLALDQGMTMVSIINYLHDGVIRDYFHQSEIGKTPEELLKKEEFSIK; encoded by the coding sequence GTGAATTTATTGAAAAAGTACACGACTTTGTTCTTAGCTGTCATCTTAGCGATAAGCACTGTATTCCCTGTATCCTCTTTTGCCATATCAAAAGGTAAAGAGGTTGCTTTATCGAAACAATTGAAAGCGGTATCAAAGAAAACGTATCGATATTTTGAAGAGTTTACAGTTGAAGAAACCGGCCTTACTTATGATGCCGTACGTTATAGTGAAGACGGAGAAATGACCGCACAAAAACACACCTCCCCTACCAATATCGGAATGTACATGATGAGTACAATTGCTGCTGAAGAATCAGGACTGATTTCCCGCGAAGAATCGATTGAAAAAATCCAAACAACATTGAATTCCCTCGAAGATATGAAAAAGTGGAATGGGCTCTTTTACAACTGGTACAACACCTCTGATGGATCACTCTATAAAGACTGGGGTGAGTTCATTTCTACCGTCGATAATGGATGGCTGTCTGCAGGCTTGGTAGTTGTAGGACAAGCCTATCCAGAGTTGTTCGAACAGTCCAATAAACTGGTTCAGAACATGGACTACTCTGTGCTTTATACACCGGAAGTTGGGCAAATGAGAGGCGGCTATGATGTTGCAGCAGAAAGCTATACCTCGCACCATTACGGCGCTTTCTATACAGAGCCACGGGTCGCAAGCTACATTGCCATCGGTAAAGGCGATGTTCCTAAAGAACACTGGTGGATGATGGACCGCACCATGCCTGCAAGCTGGGATTGGCAGCAGCAAACACCTGAAGGATACACGACCACTTATGATGGAGTAGAAGTCTTTGAAGGCCACTACAGCTACAACGGTAAAAAGTATGTACCAAGCTGGGGAGGCAGCATGTTTGAAGCGCTTATGCCTCAACTTGTTTTGAAAGAAAAAGAACTTGGGAAAGATGCCCTTGGGCTGAACAACCAGCGCCATGCTGAAATTCAAATCGAGTACGCAAAAGAGCAAGGCTATGAAGCTTGGGGAATGTCACCAGCGGCAACTCCAGACGGCTACTCTGAATTTGCCGCTACTCCTCTTGGAATGGATGGATACAAGGCTGACGGGACCGTTACGCCGCACGCAACATTTCTTTCGCTTGAATATACACCGATGGAAGCATTCGAGAATATGCAAACATTGAAACGTTTCGACACTTATAGTAAGTATGGATTCTTGGACTCTTTAAATGTAGAAACAGGTGAAGTGACAAATGCATATCTTGCACTCGATCAAGGGATGACGATGGTTTCTATCATCAACTACTTGCATGACGGTGTAATCAGAGATTACTTTCATCAATCTGAGATTGGAAAAACCCCTGAAGAACTTTTGAAAAAAGAAGAGTTTTCTATTAAATAA